A region from the Serinibacter arcticus genome encodes:
- a CDS encoding PA14 domain-containing protein, which produces MAFGQSGSTQTPPNPATGITTEIGEYRYDLPNGTYTVVVAVGDTAGGNYDSIHQVAAEGATIVGPFTGVATNQFEQGIAEVEITDGQLNLAAEGDNTKISFVEIYRTAEAVEAPAAPTGVTATLGADKVSAALAWTAVEGATSYEVFRSTTTPVAVDGEPLATVTAPAFGDTGLAAGTTYHYAVVAVNEGGSSSASAEASVVVPAAPVAPAAPANLTATVAASSATLAWTASQGATGYAVYRSATSPVATDGAPLNAAPLTTAGYTDSTVAAGQTYHYAVVALGEGTLRSPASNEASVTVPQAPVAPAAPVVTGAVDGDDVDLTWPAVAGATSYDVYRSTSATVVTTGTPLAAGVTTPSHTDTTVQPGTTYRYAVVAVNAAGRSAASATVSVNVPLASCAASEWTVEHFGGKFLLGSVLASDCVSAIDMNLATNASPAPGVPAVNFSSRYTRVIDEGAGTYTFTANSDDGVRVYVDGVAVINKWVNQAATTTHTAAVTLDDGPHTVIVEYYQGTGAAKLKVSYSTELATCDADEWSVDHFNGKFLQGSALASDCVSAIDMNLATNASPAPGVPAVNFSSRYTRVIDEGAGTYTFTANSDDGVRVYVDGVAVIDKWIKQAATTTHTAAVPLTDGPHTIIVEYYQGTGAAKLKVSYSTELATCDADEWSVDHFNGKFLQGSALASDCVSAVDMNLAIDASPAPGVPAVNFSSRYTRVIDEGAGTYTFTANSDDGVRVYVDGVAVIDKWIKQAATTTHTATVPLTAGPHTVVVEYYQGTGAAKLKVSYVRQGADTQAPNAPTALTATAADASVVLGWTASTSTDTVGYHVYRATAAGVPVTGTPLNAAPLTGTSFTDTTAAANASYHYVVIAVDGAGNRSTASNEVTGGWTSVPDTEAPAVPTALAAVSGNASVALTWTASTSSDTAGYRVYRDLEPGVFGNGDLVSGAALVTGTTWTDTSVTNGTTYFYVVVAVDGAGNASLGSNEVISRPTVPNTTNIKVDFTAANAVPAAGYVADWGQAFGARSSANQGTGLTYGWVDEDGHELALLTNGRDRNRPGVDERLDSMLHMQYGDVDNGNGTSGVKTEGTWELAVPEGLYEVTVAVGDQPGANNVYDSQHTINVEGAVGVNAYQATTAAEFSTATVTVGVWDGRLTLDPRTGFNTKIAYVDVKAITYDRPHVWTVFPENRVLDADVNGGVAATIKVPYAGFGVDDTTMPGNVKLFRVSDNSEVAGSTNTSGGNDTVNFAPAEPLSPNTTYRFEVTNGVKDRLGNAWVPFTSIFTTGGGVIDPGGSEFEPLTNIAFEKVELPIGNGKYWASFVFGPDGKLYGSTIGQGLFRFTVNADGTLSNMQDLGYQGIAMIGLLFDQSSTAGDLKLWVTNTSPNVSNEQNQWASGISLLTGANLQNRKQVFTEMPRSQSDHLTNSMTYGPNGDIYVLQGSNQAGGDLDGTWGQRGEQLLTAALLHFDPDHARIQQSINDPQGDDPLSVKTAQGGTYNPYATTAPLKIYATGIRNAYDVVYHSNGHLYVPTNGTAAGGNTPGVTYNAATDTYTRQAAAGIPGFATVNGQDVTAACRARDLRDPSYTPRSVPPTSNVPTQRDHLYDVVAGGYYGHPNPTRCEWVLHEGNDPANPPKWGGGAAGNQTKYPVGVLPESTYKGVAYDFEFNKSPNGAIEYHSATFGGQLEKALVVVRFSNNNDLIFMQADPVTGKILGAQTEVGLTGVPNTTMQGVGGFNDPLEVVEDTRNGNLYLNQYDRSGSAQKLYLLRVPASQQAATIKVSKDELVLSAAKSNAGNASAAQKTDVETVTVTNSSTEAVPFSAAVSGTNASEFTVVGTVPTTLAAGASTTLQVRFTPGTTIGERSAQLTLTGGTTTATLGLYGLATNGIEGGNEPPLNSVLGTLGYEVNVGWTGLAIGMSPSALGEEVLEPLFVKSGTGPVTWKALAHYAPAENIPFGWYTGDGAAANRNQVGGINGTNTAGGGYQSLLPPVTSGSTPVFDPGAAEFGFYYYSGVFNRYGFTEDRLNSPAADAHRARIYPAKNRSGVRIANTYIVAFEDASNGDYQDYLFLVSGIKPVTETGSGGDAIKVDFTSPTGEVVAGYLRDHGQAYGPRTGAGQGSGLTYGWKGQTTEDDLDISVGGTTPGNGRDRNSSQADARLDSFVHMQPLDVAGTFNGTAINAYWELQVPNGTYEVTVGVGDPNVGTDVESHLIRAEGTTILTAFTPSGAAGSNTRHKVSTGTVQVTDGALTIDPVGGRNTKIGFVDVVPVGAPTRVGTTPRTALRSRSRSSRTAPRCRRAGRRRPAARTRPSGATAG; this is translated from the coding sequence ATGGCGTTCGGCCAGTCGGGCTCGACCCAGACGCCGCCGAACCCGGCCACCGGTATCACGACCGAGATCGGTGAGTACCGCTACGACCTGCCGAACGGCACCTACACCGTCGTCGTCGCCGTGGGCGACACCGCGGGGGGCAACTACGACAGCATCCACCAGGTGGCTGCCGAGGGCGCCACGATCGTGGGTCCGTTCACCGGCGTCGCGACCAACCAGTTCGAGCAGGGCATCGCCGAGGTCGAGATCACCGACGGCCAGCTCAACCTCGCCGCCGAGGGTGACAACACCAAGATCTCCTTCGTCGAGATCTACCGCACCGCCGAGGCAGTCGAGGCCCCGGCCGCGCCCACGGGCGTCACCGCCACGCTCGGGGCCGACAAGGTCTCGGCGGCCCTCGCCTGGACCGCGGTCGAGGGAGCCACCAGCTACGAGGTCTTCCGCTCCACCACGACTCCGGTCGCGGTCGACGGCGAGCCGCTCGCCACCGTCACGGCGCCCGCCTTCGGCGACACCGGGCTCGCTGCCGGCACCACCTACCACTACGCGGTCGTCGCGGTGAACGAGGGCGGCTCCTCGTCCGCGTCCGCCGAGGCCAGCGTCGTCGTCCCGGCGGCACCCGTCGCCCCGGCCGCGCCCGCGAACCTCACGGCCACGGTGGCCGCAAGCTCCGCGACCCTCGCCTGGACCGCGTCCCAGGGAGCCACCGGCTACGCCGTCTACCGCAGCGCCACCTCGCCGGTCGCCACGGACGGAGCTCCGCTGAACGCGGCTCCGCTGACGACCGCCGGCTACACCGACAGCACGGTCGCCGCCGGTCAGACCTACCACTACGCCGTCGTCGCTCTCGGCGAGGGCACCCTGCGGTCCCCCGCCTCGAACGAGGCGAGCGTCACGGTGCCGCAGGCACCCGTCGCCCCCGCGGCCCCGGTCGTCACCGGTGCCGTCGACGGCGACGACGTCGACCTCACCTGGCCCGCCGTGGCCGGGGCGACGTCGTACGACGTGTACCGCTCGACGTCCGCCACGGTGGTCACGACGGGCACGCCGCTCGCGGCCGGCGTCACCACGCCGTCGCACACCGACACGACGGTCCAGCCCGGCACGACCTACCGCTACGCGGTGGTGGCCGTGAACGCCGCCGGACGCTCGGCGGCCTCCGCCACGGTCAGCGTCAACGTCCCGCTGGCCTCCTGCGCGGCGAGCGAGTGGACGGTGGAGCACTTCGGTGGGAAGTTCCTGCTGGGGTCGGTGCTGGCCTCGGACTGCGTCTCGGCCATCGACATGAACCTCGCCACCAACGCCTCTCCGGCGCCCGGTGTCCCGGCCGTGAACTTCTCCTCGCGCTACACCCGGGTGATCGACGAGGGTGCGGGTACCTACACGTTCACCGCGAACTCCGATGACGGCGTCCGGGTCTACGTGGACGGCGTCGCGGTGATCAACAAGTGGGTCAACCAGGCCGCCACGACGACGCACACCGCCGCTGTCACGCTCGACGACGGACCCCATACCGTCATCGTCGAGTACTACCAGGGCACCGGTGCCGCCAAGCTCAAGGTCTCCTACTCCACCGAGCTGGCCACGTGCGACGCTGACGAGTGGTCCGTGGACCACTTCAACGGGAAGTTCCTGCAGGGGTCCGCGCTGGCCTCGGACTGCGTCTCGGCCATCGACATGAACCTCGCCACCAACGCCTCTCCGGCGCCCGGTGTCCCGGCCGTGAACTTCTCCTCGCGCTACACCCGGGTGATCGACGAGGGTGCGGGTACCTACACGTTCACCGCGAACTCCGATGACGGCGTCCGGGTCTACGTGGACGGCGTCGCGGTGATCGACAAGTGGATCAAGCAGGCGGCCACGACCACCCACACGGCCGCGGTGCCCCTGACCGATGGCCCCCACACCATCATCGTCGAGTACTACCAGGGCACCGGTGCCGCCAAGCTCAAGGTCTCCTACTCCACCGAACTGGCCACGTGCGACGCTGACGAGTGGTCCGTGGACCACTTCAACGGGAAGTTCCTGCAGGGGTCCGCGCTGGCCTCGGACTGCGTCTCGGCCGTCGACATGAACCTCGCCATCGACGCCTCTCCGGCGCCCGGTGTCCCGGCCGTGAACTTCTCCTCGCGCTACACCCGGGTGATCGACGAGGGTGCGGGTACCTACACGTTCACCGCGAACTCCGATGACGGCGTCCGGGTCTACGTGGACGGCGTCGCCGTGATCGACAAGTGGATCAAGCAGGCGGCCACGACCACCCACACGGCAACCGTTCCCCTGACCGCCGGCCCCCACACCGTGGTCGTCGAGTACTACCAGGGCACCGGCGCCGCCAAGCTCAAGGTCTCCTACGTGCGTCAGGGAGCGGACACCCAGGCTCCGAACGCCCCGACGGCGCTGACCGCCACCGCCGCCGACGCCTCCGTGGTGCTCGGGTGGACCGCCAGCACGTCGACCGACACGGTCGGCTACCACGTGTACCGGGCCACCGCCGCGGGCGTTCCGGTCACCGGCACCCCGCTGAACGCCGCGCCTCTCACCGGCACGTCCTTCACCGACACGACGGCGGCCGCGAACGCGAGCTACCACTACGTCGTGATCGCTGTGGATGGCGCCGGCAACCGCTCGACCGCCTCGAACGAGGTCACGGGCGGCTGGACCTCGGTGCCCGACACCGAGGCTCCCGCCGTGCCGACCGCTCTCGCGGCCGTCTCGGGCAACGCGTCGGTGGCGCTCACGTGGACGGCGTCGACGTCGTCCGACACCGCGGGCTACCGCGTCTACCGCGACCTGGAGCCGGGCGTCTTCGGCAACGGCGACCTGGTCTCCGGGGCCGCCCTGGTGACGGGCACGACCTGGACCGACACGTCGGTCACCAACGGCACGACGTACTTCTACGTGGTCGTCGCCGTGGACGGGGCGGGCAACGCCTCCCTCGGCTCGAACGAGGTGATCAGCCGGCCCACCGTGCCGAACACCACGAACATCAAGGTCGACTTCACCGCTGCCAACGCGGTGCCGGCGGCGGGCTACGTCGCCGACTGGGGCCAGGCCTTCGGGGCGCGCAGCAGCGCGAACCAGGGGACCGGTCTCACCTACGGCTGGGTCGACGAGGACGGGCACGAGCTCGCCCTGCTGACCAACGGTCGTGACCGCAACCGTCCGGGCGTGGACGAGCGCCTCGACTCGATGCTGCACATGCAGTACGGCGACGTCGACAACGGCAACGGCACCAGCGGTGTCAAGACCGAGGGCACCTGGGAGCTCGCGGTGCCGGAGGGCCTGTACGAGGTCACGGTCGCCGTCGGCGACCAGCCGGGTGCCAACAACGTCTACGACTCGCAGCACACGATCAACGTCGAGGGTGCGGTCGGCGTCAACGCCTACCAGGCCACCACCGCCGCCGAGTTCTCCACCGCCACCGTCACGGTGGGCGTCTGGGACGGGCGCCTGACGCTCGACCCGCGGACGGGCTTCAACACGAAGATCGCCTACGTCGACGTCAAGGCGATCACCTACGACCGCCCGCACGTCTGGACGGTCTTCCCCGAGAACCGGGTGCTCGACGCCGACGTCAACGGCGGCGTCGCCGCGACCATCAAGGTCCCGTACGCCGGCTTCGGCGTGGATGACACCACGATGCCCGGCAACGTGAAGCTCTTTCGGGTCTCGGACAACTCGGAGGTCGCGGGCTCCACCAACACCTCGGGCGGCAACGACACGGTCAACTTCGCCCCGGCGGAGCCGCTGTCGCCGAACACCACCTACCGGTTCGAGGTGACCAACGGGGTGAAGGACCGCCTGGGCAACGCCTGGGTCCCGTTCACCTCGATCTTCACCACCGGCGGCGGTGTCATCGACCCGGGCGGCAGCGAGTTCGAGCCGCTCACGAACATCGCGTTCGAGAAGGTCGAGCTGCCGATCGGCAACGGCAAGTACTGGGCGTCGTTCGTCTTCGGGCCCGACGGCAAGCTGTACGGCTCGACGATCGGCCAGGGCCTGTTCCGGTTCACGGTCAACGCCGACGGCACCCTGTCGAACATGCAGGACCTGGGGTACCAGGGCATCGCGATGATCGGCCTCCTGTTCGACCAGAGCTCGACGGCGGGCGACCTGAAGCTGTGGGTCACCAACACCTCGCCGAACGTCTCCAACGAGCAGAACCAGTGGGCCAGCGGCATCAGCCTTCTCACCGGCGCGAACCTGCAGAACCGCAAGCAGGTCTTCACCGAGATGCCGCGCTCCCAGTCCGACCACCTGACGAACTCGATGACGTACGGCCCGAACGGCGACATCTACGTCCTCCAGGGCTCGAACCAGGCGGGCGGTGACCTCGACGGCACGTGGGGCCAGCGCGGTGAGCAGCTGCTCACGGCGGCCCTGCTGCACTTCGATCCCGACCACGCCCGCATCCAGCAGTCGATCAACGACCCGCAGGGCGACGACCCGCTCTCGGTGAAGACCGCGCAGGGCGGTACCTACAACCCGTACGCCACGACGGCGCCCCTGAAGATCTACGCCACGGGCATCCGCAACGCGTACGACGTCGTGTACCACTCCAACGGTCACCTCTACGTGCCGACGAACGGGACGGCGGCGGGCGGCAACACCCCCGGCGTCACGTACAACGCCGCGACCGACACGTACACCCGTCAGGCGGCCGCCGGGATCCCGGGGTTCGCCACCGTCAACGGCCAGGACGTCACGGCGGCCTGCCGGGCGCGCGATCTGCGCGACCCGAGCTACACGCCCCGCTCCGTCCCGCCGACGTCGAACGTCCCCACCCAGCGTGACCACCTGTACGACGTCGTCGCGGGCGGCTACTACGGCCACCCGAACCCGACGCGCTGCGAGTGGGTGCTGCACGAGGGCAACGACCCGGCCAACCCGCCGAAGTGGGGCGGGGGCGCCGCCGGCAACCAGACGAAGTACCCCGTCGGGGTCCTGCCCGAGTCGACCTACAAGGGCGTCGCGTACGACTTCGAGTTCAACAAGAGCCCGAACGGTGCGATCGAGTACCACAGCGCGACCTTCGGCGGTCAGCTCGAGAAGGCCCTCGTCGTGGTCCGCTTCTCCAACAACAACGACCTGATCTTCATGCAGGCCGACCCGGTCACCGGCAAGATCCTCGGCGCTCAGACCGAGGTCGGGCTGACCGGTGTCCCGAACACGACGATGCAGGGCGTCGGCGGGTTCAACGACCCGCTCGAGGTCGTCGAGGACACGCGCAACGGCAACCTGTACCTCAACCAGTACGACCGGTCGGGCAGCGCTCAGAAGCTGTACCTGCTCCGGGTGCCGGCGAGCCAGCAGGCGGCCACGATCAAGGTCAGCAAGGACGAGCTCGTGCTGTCGGCGGCGAAGTCCAACGCCGGCAACGCCAGCGCCGCCCAGAAGACCGACGTCGAGACGGTCACCGTGACCAACTCCTCGACCGAGGCCGTGCCGTTCAGCGCGGCCGTCTCCGGGACGAACGCCTCGGAGTTCACGGTCGTCGGCACGGTGCCGACCACCCTGGCGGCCGGGGCGTCCACGACGCTCCAGGTCCGCTTCACGCCCGGCACGACCATCGGTGAGCGGTCGGCCCAGTTGACCCTGACCGGCGGCACGACCACCGCGACGCTCGGCCTGTACGGTCTGGCGACCAACGGCATCGAGGGCGGCAACGAGCCGCCGCTGAACTCGGTGCTCGGCACGCTGGGCTACGAGGTCAACGTCGGCTGGACCGGTCTGGCCATCGGCATGAGCCCCTCCGCCCTGGGCGAGGAGGTCCTCGAGCCGCTGTTCGTGAAGTCCGGCACCGGCCCGGTCACCTGGAAGGCGCTCGCGCACTACGCCCCGGCCGAGAACATCCCGTTCGGCTGGTACACCGGTGACGGCGCTGCCGCCAACCGGAACCAGGTGGGTGGCATCAACGGCACCAACACGGCCGGTGGTGGCTACCAGTCGCTGCTCCCGCCCGTGACGTCCGGCAGCACGCCGGTCTTCGACCCGGGGGCGGCCGAGTTCGGCTTCTACTACTACTCCGGCGTCTTCAACCGCTACGGCTTCACCGAGGACCGGCTCAACTCGCCGGCCGCGGACGCGCACCGCGCCCGCATCTACCCGGCGAAGAACCGCAGCGGGGTCCGCATCGCCAACACCTACATCGTGGCGTTCGAGGACGCCTCGAACGGTGACTACCAGGACTACCTCTTCCTCGTCTCGGGCATCAAGCCGGTGACGGAGACGGGATCCGGCGGTGACGCGATCAAGGTCGACTTCACCTCGCCGACCGGCGAGGTGGTGGCGGGCTACCTGCGCGACCACGGTCAGGCCTACGGTCCGCGGACCGGCGCCGGCCAGGGCAGCGGCCTCACGTACGGCTGGAAGGGTCAGACCACCGAGGACGACCTGGACATCTCCGTCGGCGGCACCACGCCCGGCAACGGTCGTGACCGCAACAGCTCGCAGGCGGATGCCCGCCTCGACAGCTTCGTGCACATGCAGCCGCTGGACGTCGCGGGCACCTTCAACGGCACCGCGATCAACGCCTACTGGGAGCTCCAGGTGCCGAACGGCACCTACGAGGTCACGGTCGGGGTCGGTGACCCGAACGTCGGGACCGACGTCGAGTCGCACCTGATCCGGGCCGAGGGGACGACCATCCTGACGGCGTTCACGCCGTCGGGGGCCGCCGGCTCCAACACCCGCCACAAGGTGTCCACGGGCACCGTCCAGGTGACCGACGGCGCGCTGACGATCGACCCGGTCGGCGGCCGCAACACCAAGATCGGCTTCGTCGACGTCGTCCCGGTCGGGGCACCGACCCGGGTGGGGACGACCCCTCGGACGGCGCTCAGGTCAAGGTCGCGTTCCAGCCGAACGGCACCCCGGTGCCGACGGGCTGGACGCCGGAGACCGGCGGCGCGTACACGGCCGAGCGGGGCTACGGCTGGCTGA